The Populus alba chromosome 6, ASM523922v2, whole genome shotgun sequence genome contains a region encoding:
- the LOC118053359 gene encoding CAAX prenyl protease 2 isoform X2: MEQETGMSKPVAVIACATMAFLYVAILYAPTLILRLPAPSSVKEYLIRRFICATISSFMSLVFCAFLLPLRRREATYLFRVYGIRLDHLWQAVVFPLSLTCLMYAGSLVFKSLLLVDSWKEHMHLGEGNSLNCIKDILQNFLAGLSSTASNVLAWRTYVVAPLTEELVFRACMIPLLLCGGFEIYVVILLCPILFSLAHLNHWMEIYGRQNYSLLKTFMVVGLQLGYTLIFGSYASFLFIRTGMVSLAFIAGTVAFICLLCPVTQPHLYNDGTNDCECWHGYCSSNLNSKC; this comes from the exons ATGGAACAAGAAACGGGTATGTCGAAACCAGTGGCGGTGATAGCCTGTGCAACCATGGCATTCCTTTATGTTGCCATTCTCTATGCTCCCACTTTGATTCTGCGCCTCCCGGCTCCTTCTTCTGTCAAGGAATATCTGATCCGACGGTTCATATGCGCCACCATTTCGTCATTCATGTCCCTTGTTTTCTGTGCTTTCCTCCTCCCT CTGAGGAGAAGGGAGGCAACTTACTTGTTCCGCGTATATGGCATCAGACTGGACCATCTT TGGCAAGCTGTGGTCTTTCCTCTTTCGTTGACTTGTTTAATGTACGCTGGATCTTTGGTCTTCAAGTCATTATTGTTGGTGGATTCATGGAAGGAACACATGCATCTGGGTGAAGGAAATTCTTTAAACTGTATCAAAGATATCCTGCAGAACTTTCTTGCCGGGCTGTCTTCAACTGCCTCCAATGTCTTGGCTTGGCGTACTTATGTTGTG GCTCCATTAACAGAGGAATTGGTGTTCAGAGCATGTATGATACCTTTACTTCTCTGTGGAGGGTTTGAGATCTATGTTGTCATTTTACTTTGCCCCATTCTCTTTAGCTTGG CACATCTAAACCATTGGATGGAGATCTATGGCCGTCAAAACTATAGCTTGCTCAAGACATTCATGGTTGTAG GTCTTCAGCTAGGTTACACTTTGATCTTTGGTTCATAtgcatcttttcttttcattcgaACAG gGATGGTGAGTTTAGCATTCATTGCTGGAACTGTAGCCTTCATATGTCTTCTTTGTCCAGTAACACAGCCTCATTTGTACAATGATGGGACAAATGACTGTGAATGCTGGCATGGATATTGTTCCTCGAACTTAAACTCCAAATGCTGA
- the LOC118053358 gene encoding uncharacterized protein isoform X1, translating to MHDCCVRRERGMSPPSNRKQPAHIQSLPLPLPLPPVNLPFALYINSPFVHFVPRLLITQLVSVFFLRCLLLPPLCSCCLPPRTKLCNQQPLKRGQYISKTTMERLNSKLYLQNCYIMKENERLRKKAQLLNQENQALLSELKQKLSKPNSKGNAPNDTIPDLNLSSSSAPDPANSGSN from the exons ATGCATGATTGCTGTgtcaggagagagagaggcatgTCTCCTCCCTCTAACAGGAAACAACCAGCCCATATCcaatctctccctctccctctccctctcccgcCTGTAAATCTCCCTTTTGCTCTATATATTAACAGTCCATTCGTTCATTTTGTCCCTCGCCTTCTCATCACCCAATTagtttctgttttctttctaCGTTGCTTGCTACTGCCACCACTTTGTAGCTGCTGCCTGCCTCCTCGCACGAAGCTCTGTAACCAACAACCTTTGAAAAG GGGACAGTATATTTCGAAAACAACCATGGAAAGACTGAACTCCAAGCTGTACCTGCAGAACTGctacataatgaaagaaaatgagaggCTGAGGAAGAAAGCACAGCTTCTCAACCAGGAGAACCAAGCACTGTTGTCTGAACTGAAGCAGAAACTCTCCAAGCCCAACTCAAAAGGCAATGCTCCCAATGACACTATACCTGACCTCAACCTTAGCTCCAGTTCGGCCCCGGATCCTGCCAATTCCGGCTCTAACTGA
- the LOC118053358 gene encoding protein LITTLE ZIPPER 3 isoform X2, with translation MERLNSKLYLQNCYIMKENERLRKKAQLLNQENQALLSELKQKLSKPNSKGNAPNDTIPDLNLSSSSAPDPANSGSN, from the coding sequence ATGGAAAGACTGAACTCCAAGCTGTACCTGCAGAACTGctacataatgaaagaaaatgagaggCTGAGGAAGAAAGCACAGCTTCTCAACCAGGAGAACCAAGCACTGTTGTCTGAACTGAAGCAGAAACTCTCCAAGCCCAACTCAAAAGGCAATGCTCCCAATGACACTATACCTGACCTCAACCTTAGCTCCAGTTCGGCCCCGGATCCTGCCAATTCCGGCTCTAACTGA
- the LOC118053360 gene encoding uridine nucleosidase 1, with protein MDGVLGSETESHVIMDGTVNIFHGERDGVLVGSAAKPEKLIIDTDPGIDDTMAILMAFQSPELEVLGLTTIFGNVFTEDATRNALLLCEIAGRPDVPVAEGSPEPLKGGIPRVADFIHGSDGLGNTFLSPPKAKKIDKSASEFLVDKVSEYPGEVSILALGPLTNLALAIKRDSSFASKVKRIVVLGGAFFALGNVNPAAEANIDGDPEAADLVFTSGANIAVVGINITTQVKFTDGDLLELRQSKGKYAKILSDMCKFYRDWHVKSDGVYGIFLHDPVSFVALVRPDLFTYKNGVVRVETQGICAGHTLMDQGLKRWNSSNPWSGYSPVAVAWTVNVDEVLNYIRQLLMK; from the exons ATGGACGGCGTTTTGGGTTCGGAGACGGAAAGCCACGTTATTATGGACGGGACGGTGAACATTTTCCACGGAGAAAGGGACGGCGTGTTGGTTGGCTCCGCTGCTAAGCCTGAAAAACTAATTATCGATACTGATCCTGGGATCg ATGATACCATGGCGATCTTGATGGCTTTTCAATCTCCTGAGTTGGAGGTCTTAGGGTTGACCACAATATTTGGTAATGTCTTCACAGAAGATGCCACTCGAAATGCTTTACTTTTG TGTGAGATCGCAGGGCGTCCAGATGTTCCTGTCGCTGAGGGCAGTCCAGAGCCTCTCAAG GGTGGAATCCCTCGTGTAGCTGACTTTATTCATGGTTCTGATGGATTGGGGAACACATTTCTTTCTCCtccaaaagcaaagaaaattgaCAAGAGTGCTTCCGAATTTTTAGTTGATAAGGTCTCTGAGTATCCTGGTGAAGTATCTATACTAGCACTAGGACCACTAACTAACCTAGCTTTG GCGATCAAAAGGGACTCCTCCTTTGCTAGCAAGGTAAAGAGAATTGTTGTACTTGGAGGTGCATTCTTTGCACTGGGAAATGTAAACCCTGCTGCCGAGGCAAAT aTCGATGGGGACCCAGAAGCAGCAGACTTGGTGTTTACCTCCGGGGCCAACATCGCTGTGGTTGGAATAAATATTACAACCCAAGTTAAATTCACAG ATGGGGACCTTCTTGAATTGAGGCAATCCAAAGGGAAGTATGCTAAAATACTAAGTGACATGTGCAAATTCTATAGAGATTGGCATGTGAAGTCCGATGGTGTCTATG GCATTTTTCTCCACGACCCCGTGAGTTTTGTAGCTCTAGTTCGGCCCGATCTCTTCACATACAAGAACGGGGTCGTGAGGGTTGAGACGCAGGGCATCTGTGCTGGGCATACGCTGATGGACCAAGGACTCAAGAG ATGGAACTCGAGCAACCCCTGGTCAGGGTATTCTCCTGTTGCAGTTGCTTGGACTGTTAATGTGGATGAAGTCCTCAATTACATCAGACAATTGTTGATGAAATAA
- the LOC118053362 gene encoding transcription initiation factor TFIID subunit 12 isoform X1 produces MDRPAPTTSTSTSTPPITKQATEPPPSQPLPQPQPSSSTASPNPNLNPNPPPKPSISAATTITTTPSSTRPQTVHRPWQHPHPHSQFPSVSSGPPIPSSSSTTPSISSPRGVALGVPAPSPASFSSSFGHQFVGLNRAPVNVPESVANTSNSQARQGAMASMASNSQMRPHQQRPVQSSLRPPTSSPNPQNFPGHVFIRSTPVGTAGSPVPNTSQSLQSPNQLWLSSASQGKPPLPSPSYRPQMNSPSLQQRSHIPPQHHSPPTTSQQQHMSPAQPQQPLQSHQQPEHYGQQFPPSRVQQSLSPLQQVSRVQGSVNHKPSSLAMSHPNTVQPLPQNSIANAESDESGNRILSKRSIHELVSQIDPSEKFNPEVVEILADIADEFLVSVTTFGCSLAKHRKSDTLEAKDILLHLDRNWNMTLPGFCGDEIKSYRKQVTNDIHKERLAVIKKSVLASEMANAKNSVGQAAGNAKSSTTKTLSNPIVSPNLKVT; encoded by the exons atGGACCGACCAGCCcccaccacctccacctccacctccactcCCCCCATCACTAAGCAAGCTACGGAACCACCACCATCTCAACCATTACCGCAACCACAACCATCCTCCTCCACGGCCTCTCCAAACCCTAATCTTAACCCCAACCCACCCCCAAAACCTTCAATatcagcagcaacaacaatcaCCACCACCCCCAGCAGCACAAGGCCCCAGACAGTGCATAGGCCATGGCAGCACCCCCACCCCCACTCCCAATTCCCGTCTGTTTCTTCGGGCCCTCCTAtaccatcctcctcctccacgaccCCTTCTATTTCTTCGCCACGCGGTGTTGCCCTAGGTGTTCCCGCGCCTTCTCCCGcgtccttttcttcttcatttggtCACCAATTTGTTGGATTGAACCGTGCTCCTGTCAACGTGCCTGAGTCCGTAGCCAACACCAGCAACTCGCag GCGAGGCAAGGGGCGATGGCTTCAATGGCGTCGAATTCTCAAATGCGACCACATCAACAGAGACCTGTTCAATCATCTCTTCGACCACCCACTTCTTCCCCAAATCCCCAA aATTTCCCAGGGCATGTATTTATAAGATCCACACCAGTAGGTACAGCAGGTTCTCCTGTGCCAAACACATCGCAAAGTTTGCAGTCCCCCAATCAGCTGTGGTTGTCATCTGCATCTCAAGGGAAGCCTCCATTGCCTTCCCCTTCATATAGACCTCAGATGAACTCTCCATCACTGCAACAAAGGTCACACATTCCACCACAGCATCATTCCCCACCGACAACTTCACAGCAACAGCACATGTCACCTGCACAGCCACAACAACCTCTACAATCCCATCAACAACCAGAGCATTATGGCCAGCAATTTCCACCATCAAGAGTCCAACAGTCCTTATCCCCTTTGCAACAAGTTTCAAGGGTTCAAGGTTCAGTAAATCATAAGCCATCTTCCCTAGCAATGTCACATCCTAACACAGTACAACCATTGCCGCAGAATAGTATAGCTAATGCAGAAAGTGATGAATCTGGTAACCGGATTCTTAGCAAAAGAAGCATTCATGAGCTAGTTAGTCAG ATTGATCCATCAGAGAAGTTCAATCCTGAAGTTGTAGAGATTCTAGCAGATATAGCAGATGAATTTCTTGTGTCT GTCACAACATTTGGTTGCTCATTGGCCAAGCATCGAAAATCAGATACATTGGAAGCAAAAGACATACTTCTACATCTTG ACAGAAACTGGAATATGACACTACCAGGGTTCTGTGGCGATGAGATTAAGAGCTACAGAAAACAA GTAACAAACGATATCCACAAGGAGCGCCTTGCGGTG ATAAAGAAGTCAGTATTGGCATCTGAGATGGCAAATGCTAAGAACTCTGTGGGACAAGCTGCTGGAAATGCAAAGAGTAGCACGACAAAGACCTTGTCAAATCCCATTGTCTCCCCTAACCTGAAAGTTACATGA
- the LOC118053362 gene encoding transcription initiation factor TFIID subunit 12 isoform X2: protein MDRPAPTTSTSTSTPPITKQATEPPPSQPLPQPQPSSSTASPNPNLNPNPPPKPSISAATTITTTPSSTRPQTVHRPWQHPHPHSQFPSVSSGPPIPSSSSTTPSISSPRGVALGVPAPSPASFSSSFGHQFVGLNRAPVNVPESVANTSNSQARQGAMASMASNSQMRPHQQRPVQSSLRPPTSSPNPQNFPGHVFIRSTPVGTAGSPVPNTSQSLQSPNQLWLSSASQGKPPLPSPSYRPQMNSPSLQQRSHIPPQHHSPPTTSQQQHMSPAQPQQPLQSHQQPEHYGQQFPPSRVQQSLSPLQQVSRVQGSVNHKPSSLAMSHPNTVQPLPQNSIANAESDESGNRILSKRSIHELVSQIDPSEKFNPEVVEILADIADEFLVSVTTFGCSLAKHRKSDTLEAKDILLHLDRNWNMTLPGFCGDEIKSYRKQVTNDIHKERLAVV from the exons atGGACCGACCAGCCcccaccacctccacctccacctccactcCCCCCATCACTAAGCAAGCTACGGAACCACCACCATCTCAACCATTACCGCAACCACAACCATCCTCCTCCACGGCCTCTCCAAACCCTAATCTTAACCCCAACCCACCCCCAAAACCTTCAATatcagcagcaacaacaatcaCCACCACCCCCAGCAGCACAAGGCCCCAGACAGTGCATAGGCCATGGCAGCACCCCCACCCCCACTCCCAATTCCCGTCTGTTTCTTCGGGCCCTCCTAtaccatcctcctcctccacgaccCCTTCTATTTCTTCGCCACGCGGTGTTGCCCTAGGTGTTCCCGCGCCTTCTCCCGcgtccttttcttcttcatttggtCACCAATTTGTTGGATTGAACCGTGCTCCTGTCAACGTGCCTGAGTCCGTAGCCAACACCAGCAACTCGCag GCGAGGCAAGGGGCGATGGCTTCAATGGCGTCGAATTCTCAAATGCGACCACATCAACAGAGACCTGTTCAATCATCTCTTCGACCACCCACTTCTTCCCCAAATCCCCAA aATTTCCCAGGGCATGTATTTATAAGATCCACACCAGTAGGTACAGCAGGTTCTCCTGTGCCAAACACATCGCAAAGTTTGCAGTCCCCCAATCAGCTGTGGTTGTCATCTGCATCTCAAGGGAAGCCTCCATTGCCTTCCCCTTCATATAGACCTCAGATGAACTCTCCATCACTGCAACAAAGGTCACACATTCCACCACAGCATCATTCCCCACCGACAACTTCACAGCAACAGCACATGTCACCTGCACAGCCACAACAACCTCTACAATCCCATCAACAACCAGAGCATTATGGCCAGCAATTTCCACCATCAAGAGTCCAACAGTCCTTATCCCCTTTGCAACAAGTTTCAAGGGTTCAAGGTTCAGTAAATCATAAGCCATCTTCCCTAGCAATGTCACATCCTAACACAGTACAACCATTGCCGCAGAATAGTATAGCTAATGCAGAAAGTGATGAATCTGGTAACCGGATTCTTAGCAAAAGAAGCATTCATGAGCTAGTTAGTCAG ATTGATCCATCAGAGAAGTTCAATCCTGAAGTTGTAGAGATTCTAGCAGATATAGCAGATGAATTTCTTGTGTCT GTCACAACATTTGGTTGCTCATTGGCCAAGCATCGAAAATCAGATACATTGGAAGCAAAAGACATACTTCTACATCTTG ACAGAAACTGGAATATGACACTACCAGGGTTCTGTGGCGATGAGATTAAGAGCTACAGAAAACAA GTAACAAACGATATCCACAAGGAGCGCCTTGCGGTG GTCTAG
- the LOC118053359 gene encoding CAAX prenyl protease 2 isoform X1, with amino-acid sequence MEQETGMSKPVAVIACATMAFLYVAILYAPTLILRLPAPSSVKEYLIRRFICATISSFMSLVFCAFLLPLRRREATYLFRVYGIRLDHLWQAVVFPLSLTCLMYAGSLVFKSLLLVDSWKEHMHLGEGNSLNCIKDILQNFLAGLSSTASNVLAWRTYVVAPLTEELVFRACMIPLLLCGGFEIYVVILLCPILFSLAHLNHWMEIYGRQNYSLLKTFMVVGLQLGYTLIFGSYASFLFIRTGHLVAPLVAHIFCNFMGLPKLFVRRTGMVSLAFIAGTVAFICLLCPVTQPHLYNDGTNDCECWHGYCSSNLNSKC; translated from the exons ATGGAACAAGAAACGGGTATGTCGAAACCAGTGGCGGTGATAGCCTGTGCAACCATGGCATTCCTTTATGTTGCCATTCTCTATGCTCCCACTTTGATTCTGCGCCTCCCGGCTCCTTCTTCTGTCAAGGAATATCTGATCCGACGGTTCATATGCGCCACCATTTCGTCATTCATGTCCCTTGTTTTCTGTGCTTTCCTCCTCCCT CTGAGGAGAAGGGAGGCAACTTACTTGTTCCGCGTATATGGCATCAGACTGGACCATCTT TGGCAAGCTGTGGTCTTTCCTCTTTCGTTGACTTGTTTAATGTACGCTGGATCTTTGGTCTTCAAGTCATTATTGTTGGTGGATTCATGGAAGGAACACATGCATCTGGGTGAAGGAAATTCTTTAAACTGTATCAAAGATATCCTGCAGAACTTTCTTGCCGGGCTGTCTTCAACTGCCTCCAATGTCTTGGCTTGGCGTACTTATGTTGTG GCTCCATTAACAGAGGAATTGGTGTTCAGAGCATGTATGATACCTTTACTTCTCTGTGGAGGGTTTGAGATCTATGTTGTCATTTTACTTTGCCCCATTCTCTTTAGCTTGG CACATCTAAACCATTGGATGGAGATCTATGGCCGTCAAAACTATAGCTTGCTCAAGACATTCATGGTTGTAG GTCTTCAGCTAGGTTACACTTTGATCTTTGGTTCATAtgcatcttttcttttcattcgaACAG GACATCTTGTTGCTCCATTAGTTGCTCATATATTTTGCAATTTTATGGGATTGCCTAAGCTGTTTGTGAGGAGGACAG gGATGGTGAGTTTAGCATTCATTGCTGGAACTGTAGCCTTCATATGTCTTCTTTGTCCAGTAACACAGCCTCATTTGTACAATGATGGGACAAATGACTGTGAATGCTGGCATGGATATTGTTCCTCGAACTTAAACTCCAAATGCTGA